Within the Trueperaceae bacterium genome, the region GCCGCCGCGAGGTGAACGGCCCGCCCGGGCCTTCGAGAAGGAGAGACCGGTATGGCTAAGGGTGTTTTCGAGCGTACGAAGCCGCATGTGAACGTGGGGACGATCGGTCATGTTGATCATGGGAAGACGACGTTGACGGCGGCGATCACGTTCGCGGCGGCGGCGGCTGATCCGAGTGTGGTGACGCAGTCT harbors:
- a CDS encoding GTP-binding protein, which codes for MAKGVFERTKPHVNVGTIGHVDHGKTTLTAAITFAAAAADPSVVTQS